In a genomic window of Urocitellus parryii isolate mUroPar1 chromosome 11, mUroPar1.hap1, whole genome shotgun sequence:
- the Ccn1 gene encoding CCN family member 1: MSSRTARALAVAVTLLHLTRLALSTCPAACQCPLEVPKCAPGVGLVRDGCGCCKVCAKQLNEDCSKMQPCDHTKGLECNFGASSTALKGICRAQSEGRPCEYNSRIYQNGESFQPNCKHQCTCIDGAVGCIPLCPQELSLPNLGCPNPRLVKVTGQCCEEWVCDEDGGKDPMDDQDDLLGKGLGFDASEVELTRNNELIAVGKGGLLKRLPVFGMEPRILYNPLHGQKCIVQTTSWSQCSKTCGTGISTRVTNDNPECRLVKETRICEVRPCGQPVYSSLKKGKKCSKTKKALEPVRYTYAGCSSVKKYRPKYCGSCVDGRCCTPQQTRTVKMRFRCEDGETFSKNVMMIQSCKCNYNCPHANEAAFPFYRLFNDIHKFRD; encoded by the exons ATGAGCTCCCGCACCGCCAGGGCGCTCGCCGTCGCCGTCACCCTTCTCCATTTGACCAGGCTG GCGCTCTCCACCTGCCCCGCCGCCTGCCAGTGCCCCCTGGAGGTGCCCAAGTGCGCCCCGGGAGTTGGGCTGGTCAGGGACGGCTGTGGCTGCTGCAAGGTCTGCGCCAAGCAGCTCAACGAAGATTGCAGCAAAATGCAGCCCTGCGACCACACCAAGGGGCTGGAATGCAATTTCGGCGCCAGCTCCACCGCTCTGAAGGGGATCTGCAGAG CTCAGTCAGAGGGCAGACCCTGTGAATATAACTCCAGAATCTATCAGAACGGGGAAAGCTTCCAGCCCAACTGTAAACATCAGTGCACTTGTATTGATGGAGCAGTGGGCTGCATTCCTCTGTGTCCCCAAGAACTGTCTCTCCCCAACTTGGGCTGTCCCAATCCCCGGCTGGTCAAAGTCACCGGACAGTGCTGCGAGGAGTGGGTCTGTGATGAGGATGGTGGCAAGGACCCCATGGATGACCAGGATGATCTCCTCGGCAAGGGACTGGGATTCGATGCTTCGGAGGTGGAGTTAACGAGAAACAATGAATTAATTGCAGTTGGAAAAGGAGGCTTGCTGAAGCGGCTCCCGG tCTTTGGCATGGAACCTCGAATCCTTTACAACCCTTTGCATGGCCAGAAATGTATTGTTCAAACAACTTCATGGTCCCAGTGCTCAAAGACCTGTGGAACTGGTATCTCTACACGAGTTACCAATGACAACCCTGAATGCCGCCTGGTGAAAGAAACCCGGATCTGTGAAGTGCGGCCTTGTGGACAGCCTGTGTACAGCAGCCTGAAA AAGGGCAAGAAATGCAGCAAGACCAAGAAAGCCCTTGAACCAGTCAGGTATACTTACGCTGGATGTTCGAGTGTGAAGAAATACCGGCCCAAGTACTGTGGCTCTTGTGTGGACGGCCGATGCTGCACACCTCAGCAGACCAGGACTGTCAAGATGAGGTTCCGCTGCGAAGATGGGGAGACGTTTTCCAAGAACGTCATGATGATCCAGTCTTGCAAATGCAACTACAACTGCCCACATGCCAATGAGGCAGCCTTTCCCTTCTACAGGCTGTTCAATGACATTCACAAATTTAGGGACTAA